A window of Clostridioides sp. ES-S-0010-02 genomic DNA:
AATCCTCCTACTTTTTCATTTTCTGCAATTAGTAATTGATTTTCTAACTCTTGTATTCTCTTTTCTTCTTCTGTTAACTCTACTTTTATTTCTTCCAAAATTGGTTCTTTTGTTTCTACATTTATACCTATTAGCCTATTTCTAGTATAATCTATACTTCCATATGGGACATCAGTATAAAACAATTCAGTTATTTCATCATGTTCTAATACATCCCCTGTAGCTTCTCCTGTCTGCAACAATATTTTACCTGTTTGGTTATATATTATTCTATTTGCTCTATCCATTTTTTTGTCACCTCAATCACATATATTTAAATAAATTTGACAGCACACCATCTATATTGAATGTCAGCATTAATCGCAGGCAAAACAGGTAGTTGAACACCATTACTGTTAATAAATGAGCTTTCAACATTAACATTATAAATTTTACCATTAGCACTCCACGAAGCATAATTGTCAATATTTTCATAAATAGCATTAATTACAAAATCTTTGCTTTCACTGAAAATAGATATATTATTACATGCAAAAGTAATATTTTTACAGGTTCTTGTATGACTTAAATCATAATATTCACACTCTGCAACGAAGATATTAGGGACAAAATTAAGCCCTTCAACTAATAGCCACCATTCCGGGTAATTTTTAGTATTGTTTTTATAGATAGTAGTAAATTGAGAACCGTTGTTTTGTCTAGCAACAGTAAAACCATCAGCGTATTTATATCTTGTATTTAATTGACTTATTATGTTATCCTTTTCTGTTAATACAGTTGTTATCCTAGATGGAATTATACTTAATTTATCATTTACATCTGCTGTGTTCCCTATTGCATTTATTATATTATTTTTACTCGTTTGAAAATCAGTTTGAATACCTTGTAATGCTGTCATAAGTTCTCTTAAACTAGCATTATCATTCAACTTAGTTGTCATATTTTCACCTCGCTTATATCATATCTATCAAACTATTTGCTATTGAAATACCCTTAGCTCTCTGTCCATTTACTTCTGTTTCTAAATTATTCTGTTTTTCTGATAATGTATTATAATTTTTTGCTAGTTGATTTAATGCTTCCTCTACATTGTCACTTTCAAATAAGTTATCTGTATCTTTTATACTTGTTTTATCTGCTGTTGTTTCTATACTATCTACACTAGTTTTTACCTCATTTAATGCACTAACTATATTTGTTTTATCTGTTGTTTCAAGTAGTGTTGTATCCCCTATTTTTCCATTTAAATCTGTCTTAGTAGTTTCTATGTTGCTTGTTAACTCTGTTTTAGTTGTATCTATTTTTGTATCAACGGTATCTATTTTAGCCTCTAAATCTTGTAAATCTTTTAATGTAGCAAAAATTATCGTAGGGTCAATTTTAAGCTCTATATTATTAACATTAGATACAACAAAAATAGTTTTTACCTTCATGTCAATAACTGCTCCATCTTCCACTTTAGGTTTATATGCTGACCTATACTTTGATATAGCAAGTAAATTACCTTCGGTATCTAAATAACCTATCTCTCTAACTACAAATCCACCAGCGCTAGCAGGTATTAGACTCTCTAAAATCAAGCAATTTGTCATGCTTTCATCAGTCTTGACATTCCCTACTTTACCTTCCCAAACTACATTTTTTAATACTGTTTGTTCCTCTGTAGGATTATACTCATTTCCTCCGCCATCTCCAAGTTGAATCTTGACAAAATCAACTTTTTCTCCTACTAAACTTGCATTTGCTATTTTAGCCTTACCTATGTTTGTTAATATCGTGTAATAACTTTTATCTGTAGCCAAACTACCACCTCCTATCTAATAAATTGTAATCTCTTGGTATCCAAATCCATTGCCACTAAGTATATTAATCTCTCCTTGTGTTTCAATATCACTAGGTGACCAAGGGTAAATTGTAATCTCATGTCCTGTTATTGTAGTTGCACCAAAATACATACCATTATCTTTGCTAACTAAAACTCTAGTATAATCTAAAGTTAGGTTACAAGGTTTAATGTTACTTACAAATGAATGAACTTCCTCAAACCAGTCTTGATTCCTCGCATCACTCTCTAAATGAATGTTATAAGTAGCATTATTTATAGTTAATTCATAGTTTCCTTCTCCAACTATACTATCTAGCCAGTTTCTTAAAAATCGTTCTGAGTAAGGTAATTTACTTATATATTTACTAAAAATCCTAAATCTTCTATCTTCTAGACTCTCATTTGATTTAGGAACTATAGACATTATTTTTTCCCATCTTTTAACTCCACTTATAGTCAAATCCTCTAAAAACTGGTCATTTAAGACATCATCTAATTTATCATGTAGTGTTTTAATTTCTTTGTTGTCTGCATTAAATGCTTTTATATATTCTTCTTTATCTTGCAGAATTTGTGGTAAGTAACTTATTAGATTTATCTCTTTATCCAACTACCTCACCTCTTACTACTATACTATTACTATCTATTGTTAGATTAGATTTGGCATCATTTATCATTGTGTTTGCAATGTCTAATACTCCATCTATACTAAGTAATCTTGTTTCTATCTGAGATATGCGAACAATTAAATTTTCTTCGTCTTCCCAGCTCATATTGAGTTCATTCAAATAGTCGTCAACTGTTTCCTCTGCTACAGACTTTATATTCTCCCATGTGTATCCGTTTTTGTATGTTATCTCTGCTGATATGTTTATAGTTGTACTCACGACTCCTGTAACAGTAACTTTATGTCCTATAGGTGCTAATCCAATACCTTCTCCTTGATTTTGTATAGGGTCAATTTCTTCTTGTACTAGATTAACTAAATCACTAGATGGTACTTTAAAATTAGAGTTAATTATTACTAACTTAACAGTTCCTCCACCATTCCAGACAGGATAAACCTTAACTCCTCCGACATCTTGTATCTTATTAACTTCATCCTTATAGTTTTGTATATTACCACCAAAACTTTGTGAGTTTAAACTATCATAGTATCTTTGTCTCAAACTATCTTCACTTTCTTCATCTTCTCCATTAATTAGTATTTCTGTTAACTCAGCAGTTTCAAGACCATCTATATATTCAATTGGAATCAACTGACCAAGTTCAAAAATAGGTCCAGCAGTTTCACATTTCATTTTATATGTTTTTTCAGATATTCTCTCAATTGCAATATAATTGTGTTCTCCTAAGTTGAATCTTGAATCAAGAGGAATATCTATGTTGAAAACTCCTTTTGCAATGGTATTAGTGGCTTCAAGCGGTGTAATTCCTCGCTCTTTGCATCTTTTCTCTAAATAATAATAACTGGCAGTATCAACAAATGTTTGGTCTAACATTTCATCCATGGCAATGTATGTTTCTGTAAGTTCTATAGCGACTGGTGCCAAGGCATTGTATATTATAGAACCTTCTCGTTTGTCAAACGTGTCAGGTACACTATCTAACATTCTTTTAATTATATTTTCAAATGTCATTAATTCAAACAATTATACACTCACCACCTTCTCTGCATTTAAATTCCCATACTTTGTATGAACTATAAACTTACAATGTACTTTACCTTTTATATTTTCAAACTGAAAATTGTCTGCATTTTCAATCCTATCATCCTGTACCAACGCTTCTGTTATTCTTCTCTCTAACTCGGGTATTACATATGAGACAGGTTCTCCAATAAGGTCGTTCAACTCGACTCCATAATTCCAACTATATATTAGATGTTGGTATCTCTCTGTGTTTAGAATCAAAAAGATGGTCTGTTTTAATGCCTCAACATCATCACAAATACTATCTACTTTATTTTTTTCTATATTTAATTTAAAAGTCTTACTAGGTTCTTGTCTTACATCAAAATTTATAATTGATACATCTTCTATATCATAGTCAATATTATCTGTTGGTAACACTTTATCACATCCTATCTAAAATTAAATACTGTTGTCCTCCTTGCATACGAATTAAAACTAATTTATCTCCTATCTTTTTATCTGTACATCTTTTAAATGTATCTGTTTGTATTAAAAAAAATTCACCAATAGATAGTTTCTGTTCTATCTTAACTTTTAGAGGATTAATGCTTTCTATTGTTCCAAATACAACCCTAATTGGATTACTTGTTTCTACTGCATCCATTGCTGCTTTCTTGATTATTTGTAATAAATCTTGTGACACTTTATCACCTCACTTATATAAATCTTCTCACATGTGTGTATGCTTTTCCTTTTCTATATGAATCAACTGACTGTATTTTTACTACATCACCAGTCTGTGGTGAATGAATCATTTGACC
This region includes:
- a CDS encoding phage tail protein; translated protein: MATDKSYYTILTNIGKAKIANASLVGEKVDFVKIQLGDGGGNEYNPTEEQTVLKNVVWEGKVGNVKTDESMTNCLILESLIPASAGGFVVREIGYLDTEGNLLAISKYRSAYKPKVEDGAVIDMKVKTIFVVSNVNNIELKIDPTIIFATLKDLQDLEAKIDTVDTKIDTTKTELTSNIETTKTDLNGKIGDTTLLETTDKTNIVSALNEVKTSVDSIETTADKTSIKDTDNLFESDNVEEALNQLAKNYNTLSEKQNNLETEVNGQRAKGISIANSLIDMI
- a CDS encoding DUF2577 domain-containing protein; the protein is MSQDLLQIIKKAAMDAVETSNPIRVVFGTIESINPLKVKIEQKLSIGEFFLIQTDTFKRCTDKKIGDKLVLIRMQGGQQYLILDRM
- a CDS encoding baseplate J/gp47 family protein, whose protein sequence is MFELMTFENIIKRMLDSVPDTFDKREGSIIYNALAPVAIELTETYIAMDEMLDQTFVDTASYYYLEKRCKERGITPLEATNTIAKGVFNIDIPLDSRFNLGEHNYIAIERISEKTYKMKCETAGPIFELGQLIPIEYIDGLETAELTEILINGEDEESEDSLRQRYYDSLNSQSFGGNIQNYKDEVNKIQDVGGVKVYPVWNGGGTVKLVIINSNFKVPSSDLVNLVQEEIDPIQNQGEGIGLAPIGHKVTVTGVVSTTINISAEITYKNGYTWENIKSVAEETVDDYLNELNMSWEDEENLIVRISQIETRLLSIDGVLDIANTMINDAKSNLTIDSNSIVVRGEVVG
- a CDS encoding YmfQ family protein, with amino-acid sequence MDKEINLISYLPQILQDKEEYIKAFNADNKEIKTLHDKLDDVLNDQFLEDLTISGVKRWEKIMSIVPKSNESLEDRRFRIFSKYISKLPYSERFLRNWLDSIVGEGNYELTINNATYNIHLESDARNQDWFEEVHSFVSNIKPCNLTLDYTRVLVSKDNGMYFGATTITGHEITIYPWSPSDIETQGEINILSGNGFGYQEITIY
- a CDS encoding DUF2634 domain-containing protein — translated: MLPTDNIDYDIEDVSIINFDVRQEPSKTFKLNIEKNKVDSICDDVEALKQTIFLILNTERYQHLIYSWNYGVELNDLIGEPVSYVIPELERRITEALVQDDRIENADNFQFENIKGKVHCKFIVHTKYGNLNAEKVVSV